The Numenius arquata chromosome 7, bNumArq3.hap1.1, whole genome shotgun sequence genome has a window encoding:
- the CRLS1 gene encoding cardiolipin synthase (CMP-forming), which yields MLAAAWLGRGFWGLLRGAGRRRAGGGTRPLAAAAEGGGGRHGDGGVFCLAAGGGGHQRLLRAPAARLLSAGVGAGAGPRRAGSGGAGPPDPPLPREQRVAGRYAELYENPWTIPNILSMARMGLAPVLGYLIVEENFNVALGVFVLAGVTDLLDGFIARNWANQKSALGSALDPLADKILISVLYVSLTCANLIPVSLTSMIILRDVALIAAVFYVRYKTLSPPRTLSRYFNPCYATAQLKPTFISKMNTAVQLILVAASLAAPVFNYVDSVYLQTLWCITAFTTVTSAYSYYHYGRKTVQVINNK from the exons ATGCTGGCCGCTGCTTGGCTGGGcagggggttctgggggctcctccgcggggcggggcggaggcggGCGGGTGGCGGCACCAGGCctctggcggcggcggcggaggggggcggcggccgccatGGCGACGGCGGCGTCTTCTGCCTGGCGGCGGGCGGTGGGGGGCACCAACGGCTGCTGCGAGCGCCCGCCGCACGCCTCCTCAGCGCCGGggtcggggccggggccggtccgcggcgggcggggagcggcggggccgggccgcccgacccccccctcccccgggagcAGCGTGTGGCGGGGCGGTACGCCGAGCTG TATGAAAACCCCTGGACGATCCCAAATATACTGTCAATGGCAAGAATGGGTTTGGCACCAGTTTTAGGCTATTTGATTGTTGAAGAAAATTTCAATGTTGCACTAGGTGTCTTTGTTTTGGCTGGCGTGACGGATTTG TTGGATGGATTTATTGCACGAAACTGGGCTAATCAGAAATCGGCTTTGGGAAGTGCTCTTGATCCTCTGGCTGATAAAATTCTCATCAGTGTGCTCTACGTGAGCCTAACTTGTGCGAATCTTATCCCAG TTTCACTTACTTCCATGATTATTCTGAGGGATGTAGCGCTCATTGCTGCTGTTTTTTATGTGCGATACAAAACTCTTTCTCCTCCG AGAACACTCAGTAGGTATTTTAACCCTTGTTATGCTACTGCCCAATTAAAACCAACATTCATTAGCAAG ATGAATACAGCGGTTCAGCTAATTTTAGTGGCGGCTTCTTTAGCAGCTCCTGTTTTCAATTATGTGGACAGCGTATACCTGCAGACGTTATG GTGCATCACAGCTTTCACGACGGTGACGTCTGCCTACAGCTATTACCACTATGGCCGGAAAACGGTTCAGGTGATAAATAACAAATGA